One stretch of Roseovarius mucosus DNA includes these proteins:
- a CDS encoding efflux RND transporter permease subunit, translated as MTGIVDWAATRARMVLAFIVLSVLAGTLAYVGLPKEGEPDIEVPALFISVPFPGISAEDSEKLLVKVMETELSDLDGLKKMTGTAAENYGGVALEFEFGWDKTKTLADVRDAMDTAEADFPDGAEKYTLNEVNFSEFPIIIVNLSGPVPERTMSRLANDLQDTLEGLEPVLEAGIAGNREEMLEVIIDPLRLEAYNVTALDLINVVQNNNQLIAAGEVDTSQGTFAVKIPSSFEDTSDFYNLPVKTNGDRIVRLGDLATINLTFEDRLGTARFNGETTVALQVVKRKGFNIIETADLVRAAVAEAEKTWPEDLQVAVSVGTSNDQSSTVASMVSQLEGSVLTAIALVMIVTLAALGIRPALLVGFAIPTSFLLCFALLAVMGVAVSNIVMFGLILAVGMLVDGAIVVVEYADKRIADGEGPMHAYVGAAKRMFWPVVSSTATTLCAFLPMLFWPGIPGQFMGMLPVTLIFVLSASLLVALVYLPVLGGVTGRLERWFNARTDQIAGGFWLWHVLLLPLAIGAALLAGQLAPTLLNEVRAQFSAMDGTQILGSVIPVLTTVFGLLLGVSLLVAVGLSGVVATLLALLAIPRRFGNLLHVARQRWLPPRRERVRGGYHRSAFGWVIHAIAGNPVMPLVAFGAIFVLVGSVLMFYINNNNGTEFFVDSEPEQGIVYVRGRGNLSIDQKDQLVQQVEDIIRAHPGIQTAFAFAGDGGLDTNTGGAQPPRDTIGQIQFETIAWEDRPQTHETWFTIPLINLAVSRDVVAADFDGDAVIAELSAELEQIPGIKFEVLAQSRGPASAKPVHLRLKSDNWDDLIAFTEVARQKFDETEGLRQIEDTLPLPGIDWQIDVDVEKAGRFGADVATVGAMVQLVTRGILLDTMRVDSSDEEIEIRVRLPDQDRVLSTLDSLKVRTDDGLVPLSNFVSRKPVKQLAQIDRVDQTRFFDIKAAVEDGLFRKESATDVTDRKVPITANERIALLTEWLDSGVLPPGISYEWTGDAEDEAESGAFLQKAFAGALGLMFIILLAQFNSVYNAVLVLLAVVLSTTGVLIGMLVMDQPFSIIMTGTGIVALAGIVVNNNIVLIDTYQEYARYMPQIEAITRTAQDRIRPVLLTTITTMAGLAPMMFGLSLDFVNGGYAFDSPTALWWKQLATAVVFGLGIATVLTLVFTPAMLALRVWLGTYALWGARLLAKLSMGRSSRAAQDWALAHTANRLAHAEIVWPDENQTVPANPTQPAEKSTKTPDSIGQDSPLRAAE; from the coding sequence ATGACCGGAATCGTCGATTGGGCCGCCACCCGCGCCCGGATGGTTTTGGCCTTCATCGTGCTCTCGGTCTTGGCAGGCACGCTGGCCTATGTCGGCCTGCCCAAAGAGGGCGAGCCTGACATCGAGGTGCCCGCCCTCTTCATCTCGGTCCCCTTCCCCGGCATCTCCGCCGAGGATAGCGAAAAACTGCTCGTCAAAGTGATGGAGACCGAGCTGAGCGATCTGGACGGTCTGAAGAAAATGACCGGCACCGCTGCTGAAAACTATGGCGGCGTGGCGCTCGAATTCGAATTCGGCTGGGACAAGACCAAGACCCTCGCCGATGTGCGCGACGCAATGGACACCGCCGAGGCCGATTTCCCCGACGGCGCTGAAAAATACACCCTCAACGAAGTAAATTTCAGCGAATTCCCGATCATCATCGTCAACCTCTCCGGCCCGGTGCCGGAACGCACCATGTCGCGCCTCGCCAATGACCTGCAAGACACGCTCGAAGGGCTGGAACCCGTGCTCGAGGCTGGGATCGCGGGCAATCGCGAAGAGATGCTCGAGGTTATCATCGACCCGCTCCGCCTTGAGGCATATAACGTCACGGCGCTGGATCTGATCAACGTGGTGCAGAACAACAACCAATTGATCGCAGCCGGTGAAGTCGACACAAGCCAAGGCACTTTCGCGGTCAAAATCCCCTCGTCCTTCGAAGATACCAGCGATTTCTACAACCTTCCGGTCAAGACCAATGGCGACCGCATCGTGCGGCTTGGCGATCTGGCCACCATAAACCTCACCTTCGAGGATCGGCTAGGCACCGCGCGGTTCAATGGCGAGACCACCGTCGCGCTCCAAGTGGTCAAGCGCAAAGGTTTCAACATCATCGAGACCGCAGACCTCGTGCGCGCCGCCGTCGCCGAGGCGGAAAAGACATGGCCCGAGGATTTACAGGTCGCAGTCAGCGTTGGCACCTCCAACGATCAATCCAGCACGGTCGCCTCGATGGTCAGCCAGCTTGAGGGCTCGGTTCTGACCGCCATTGCCTTGGTTATGATCGTCACGCTGGCGGCCTTGGGCATCCGTCCTGCACTGCTGGTGGGCTTTGCGATACCAACCTCCTTTCTGCTCTGCTTTGCCCTTCTCGCCGTCATGGGTGTCGCGGTCTCGAATATCGTGATGTTCGGTCTCATCCTCGCGGTTGGCATGCTTGTGGATGGTGCCATCGTCGTGGTGGAATATGCAGACAAGCGGATTGCCGATGGCGAAGGCCCGATGCACGCCTATGTGGGTGCCGCCAAGCGGATGTTCTGGCCCGTGGTCAGTTCAACCGCGACCACGCTCTGTGCTTTTCTGCCGATGCTCTTCTGGCCCGGTATTCCGGGGCAATTCATGGGCATGCTGCCCGTTACACTGATTTTCGTGCTCTCTGCATCGCTCTTGGTGGCGCTCGTCTATTTGCCCGTGCTGGGCGGCGTGACCGGGCGGCTGGAACGCTGGTTCAACGCCCGCACCGATCAGATTGCGGGCGGTTTCTGGCTCTGGCATGTGCTGCTTCTGCCGCTGGCAATCGGTGCGGCGCTTCTGGCCGGCCAATTGGCCCCCACCCTGCTGAACGAAGTGCGCGCGCAATTTTCAGCCATGGACGGCACGCAAATCCTTGGCTCAGTCATACCGGTGTTGACCACGGTCTTTGGCCTCTTGCTTGGCGTGTCACTTCTTGTGGCGGTAGGGCTGTCGGGGGTGGTCGCCACGCTTCTGGCGCTTTTGGCCATCCCGCGCCGTTTTGGCAATCTCCTGCACGTCGCGCGGCAACGCTGGCTGCCCCCGCGCCGCGAACGGGTCCGGGGCGGCTATCACCGCTCGGCCTTTGGCTGGGTGATCCACGCCATCGCGGGCAATCCGGTGATGCCGCTGGTGGCCTTTGGCGCGATTTTTGTGCTCGTGGGCTCTGTGCTCATGTTCTACATCAACAACAACAATGGCACCGAATTCTTTGTCGATAGCGAACCCGAGCAAGGCATCGTCTATGTGCGCGGGCGCGGCAATCTCTCGATTGATCAAAAGGATCAGTTGGTCCAGCAGGTCGAGGATATCATCCGCGCCCATCCGGGCATCCAGACCGCCTTTGCTTTTGCTGGGGATGGCGGACTTGATACCAACACCGGTGGCGCACAGCCCCCACGCGACACGATCGGTCAGATACAATTCGAAACCATCGCCTGGGAGGATCGCCCCCAGACGCACGAGACATGGTTCACCATTCCCCTGATCAACCTTGCCGTATCGCGCGACGTGGTGGCGGCAGACTTTGACGGCGATGCGGTGATTGCGGAACTGAGCGCCGAACTGGAGCAAATTCCCGGCATCAAGTTTGAGGTTCTTGCCCAATCCCGTGGCCCCGCTTCGGCCAAGCCGGTGCACCTGCGCCTCAAAAGTGACAATTGGGACGATCTCATCGCCTTTACCGAAGTGGCGCGACAGAAATTTGACGAAACCGAAGGCCTGCGCCAGATCGAAGATACCTTGCCGCTGCCCGGCATTGATTGGCAGATCGACGTTGATGTCGAAAAGGCCGGGCGTTTTGGCGCCGACGTGGCAACCGTTGGGGCGATGGTGCAGCTTGTGACACGCGGTATCCTGCTCGACACGATGCGCGTGGACAGCAGCGACGAAGAAATCGAGATCCGCGTCCGCCTGCCCGACCAAGACCGCGTGCTCTCAACCCTCGACAGCCTCAAGGTGCGCACCGATGACGGACTGGTTCCACTTTCGAATTTCGTCAGCCGCAAACCGGTCAAACAGCTGGCCCAGATCGACCGTGTCGATCAGACCCGCTTTTTCGACATCAAGGCGGCAGTTGAGGACGGGTTATTTCGTAAGGAATCGGCCACAGATGTTACAGATCGTAAGGTGCCCATCACCGCAAACGAGCGCATCGCGCTCCTGACTGAGTGGCTCGATTCCGGCGTTCTGCCCCCCGGTATCAGCTATGAATGGACCGGCGATGCCGAGGATGAGGCCGAATCCGGCGCGTTCCTGCAAAAGGCCTTCGCCGGGGCGCTTGGCCTGATGTTCATCATCCTCTTGGCGCAATTCAACAGTGTTTACAACGCAGTGCTAGTGCTTTTGGCGGTCGTGCTCTCAACAACCGGCGTGCTGATCGGGATGCTGGTGATGGATCAGCCGTTTTCGATCATCATGACGGGCACCGGCATCGTGGCCCTCGCGGGGATCGTGGTGAACAACAACATTGTTTTGATTGATACTTATCAGGAATACGCCCGCTACATGCCCCAGATCGAGGCCATCACCCGCACCGCGCAGGATCGCATCCGGCCCGTTCTTTTGACTACGATCACCACCATGGCGGGCCTCGCACCGATGATGTTCGGGCTAAGCCTTGACTTTGTGAATGGTGGCTATGCCTTTGATAGTCCAACAGCTTTGTGGTGGAAGCAGCTTGCCACCGCCGTGGTTTTCGGCCTCGGAATCGCAACCGTACTAACGCTGGTCTTTACCCCCGCGATGTTGGCGTTGCGGGTGTGGCTGGGCACCTACGCGCTCTGGGGCGCGCGCCTCTTGGCCAAGCTTTCGATGGGTCGCTCCAGCCGCGCCGCTCAGGATTGGGCCCTCGCCCACACCGCAAACCGCCTCGCACACGCTGAAATTGTCTGGCCCGACGAAAATCAAACCGTGCCAGCAAACCCAACCCAACCTGCTGAAAAAAGTACAAAAACACCGGATTCCATAGGCCAAGATTCGCCTCTCCGCGCGGCGGAGTGA
- a CDS encoding VPEID-CTERM sorting domain-containing protein has translation MFDWFWSGWYGGTTSSGGSTSTSSVPEMDAASGTLAIAVVLAALVLAWEIKRRRARN, from the coding sequence ATGTTTGATTGGTTCTGGAGTGGCTGGTATGGTGGAACCACGTCGAGCGGTGGCTCGACATCGACGTCCTCCGTGCCGGAAATGGACGCTGCAAGTGGCACATTGGCCATCGCAGTCGTTCTCGCGGCCCTTGTCCTTGCTTGGGAAATCAAACGGCGTCGCGCGCGGAACTGA